CCTAAGTAACAAAGAGGGATAAGATTCTGTCTTTGTTTTGGAGGCAAAATGCCTTCATCTCTCAGTTTGATCCTAAAAATCTGTGAGTCAAAAGATTTCATCTCCTCCTAGCAGTGCAGTCCAGGTCATACCTATCACTGCACTTCCAGTCTCATTCTGTAAAAGGAGAAAGTGACCGTGTTTGCCTGTCCTGCCACCAatctgtgaggaaaaagaaaaagctgtaaatACTGGGCAACTGTTGAGGTGCTGCAGAGATGGCAGCCAAATAAGTAACTTCCACGGTTTGAGCTGATCCCTGTGTTTGTGGGCACAGTGTGTGCTTAGGAAGCGTTGTGTTACACGCGGGGGAATAGCATCTGTGCATACTTCAGCTTCAGACACAACCATCTGCTGCTCCATTTGGGGCTGCTGGAACCTGTCCAGTCTCCTGCTTGGGATATTATAGCTGAGACAGAAGCCTGACCACAAGCGACAGAAGAGCTAGCCTGCCTCTAGGTACTATCATTTGGAACCATCCTACTGCCACCACAAATGGAAAGATGTCCTGGGTGAAGAATTTCCAGACTGCCACAGATACAGAAATGTGGCTCTTCACCTTGCATAGATGTGGAAGTGACACAGGAGGACTGCTCAGATTATCTTTCTCCTTGTATATAAGGATTTGCTTTCCAAGACTGGCTATTTCAGGACAAAGGAATGAACTCACTTTagactaaggaaaaaaatctttgatgACATTTATAGTTCTGAGATTTAAAGTCCAGAGTATCACGGCATGTGATGTTGGGGATTAAGCCAGAGTACTATGGTGACCTAATGAGATTAGTCTTTAGAACCAAATCCTGAAGTTAATTCCATCAGCGATTACATCAGGCTGGATGCACAGGGATGAACACCTGGAGATAAGAGATATGTAACAGTCATGGGGAAGAATGTTACttcaaggaagaaagaaaaagatgcatttatttttatccatAAATGCACTCGTTCAGACCATTGTGGCATACTAATTAGCACAAAAGTTGATGAAGGGCTGTAAGCTTCCCTTTGGGCACTGGTGAGAGTTATCGCTGTCCTCTCTGGGAAGGAAGCAAAGGGCTCAGAGTGCAGCAGTTCTGCCATCTAGGATAGGAGACATGTCTCCTGAGCAGAAATTGCTCCCTAATAACTATTTATCCCCTGTGGCATTTGGCTTATGTACAATGTGGTGAAGAGGGGCCAGCACATGTTATATAATGCTCAAAAATAGTGAAATGGGCACATCCTGAGGAAAGTTACAGACTTTACTCCTCCAAAACCTGAGAAATTTGCTAAATTAACTTCTGCCTAAAAGATAGTCTCCAGTGTGTTATCTTAGCCTTCCATATAATCCTGCAACGATCTTGTGCTATTTCTCATAAGTTTGGTATTGACAGACGTTGGGCCTTAATTGCAGCTCCACCCAGACAAAGGACCCATCTGGCCCAGCATCCCAGGTCCATCAGTGTTCTAAACTTAATACTTAGGCACAAGTATGAGAACAGGTGAAGTATATCATGGTGATTCCCAAGGACAGGATATTTCTCTAAGCCATACATGTGTCTCCATGGTTCCTCTAGCAGTCAGGTCCTGAACCAGTATGCAAAAACCTCAGCAATGCTATTCCAAGGCTAGCtagaaaaaacccccagcattGGCATTAAACTTCCTATTTTCCCTAAATTGTGACACAAGCTTTTGCAGCAACCTGTCTCCAAGAGTGCAACTATGTTTCAGACAAAAGAAGGTGTTAGTCTCCGTGACTCTGCAAGACATTGCACCATGGGGTAAATGTCTCTTTGGCCTTAGCTCAAGTGTCCTTTTCTTGGCATCTTAATTCTAGCATGCCGGATGAAAGGCAGCACTACCCAGCTTAATTTGTACACATTACAATCTTTCTTTATCTTTAACACCATTATCTTTAATCCTGTCACAATTATATTTTCCATAATTCTGTCACATGACTCCTGATACCTAGAAAAGATAAGCAGAGTGTTGTGTCAGTCCTTGCTGTTATCTTGCAGGCAGAGGGATCTGAGAGAGGCACGTGCCTGCTGCACACAGCCCAACGATGAGCGAAACCCCAGCTGCTAACCTCAACACTGGAGATGCTCCAGCTGGTCCCGCCACACCGCGCAAGGGGCCTCCCAAGTTCAAGCAGAGACAGACGAGGCAGTTCAAGAGCaagccccccaaaaaaggagTAAGAGGGTAAGGGGAagtttgaaaagaaacagtGCTAGTTGAGTAGCTCCTCGCTGCTACATTGTGCTTCTGTGCATCTTCCCTTGGGCAAGAGGCCAGAAGGCTTCCCCCTGCTTCCAGGTGCCATCAGCTCTCCAACCTGGAGCTGCTTCTCTTCTGCTCCCTACCCACAATTCTCCTTCCTTGACTGGGGATTTAGGACATCTGCACTTTCCTTGCCGCTGCCCCAAACTCATTCCTTACCTGCTCTTTTCTCTCCTAGGTTTGGAGATGACATTCCAGGCATggaggggctgggcacaggTAAGCTCTGCAGGATACTGTTGTCATGTCCTGCTTTAGCACTAGTGCAGACAAACTTGGTCATGGGAGAGGATTCTGGGGTGGCTTCTGTTTCCCTGGCCTGTCTGCAGGTCTCAGGGTCACCAGAGAAGACTATCCCTGCCTCCCCGGGCTGCCACCTTCATGCTTATGCTTACATACACTGCGTGAAGGAGAGGCCATTTATGTACCCTTCAGCTTCAGACTACTTACATTGGGCTGCAGAAaggcttgtttgttttctgctaaTACTCTGGCAAAGAATTTCGGCAGCATGAGATTCTCAAAAAAATGCCAAATGCTAAGCTATTAATAccaaaaaatcacagaaacaaaatcccAGATGGTTAAGTATTTGTGTTATTATCAGAATCctaattttaagaattttatgTACCCATCTGGGATTGAAAAACATGCATTGGATGAGCCGTAGCCAGTCAGAACTTTGAAAAATTGATAAAGAGAGAGTTACAAATCCTCAGTATTGTAGGCCAAATTATTCAGCATCTGATCTAAAACAGCACATCTTCGAGGAGATCACAGTTTGGCTACAGGTAACTTATAAGAAAAGGAGAAACCTCATAACTGGAACAAATTTTTACACCAGTTTACATAGTCACTGAAGAGTCTAGGAACTGCTGGCTTGCTTCTGCTCACAGAGAAAAAGTACGCTGATCTGGTTTGGTCTGGCAGGTAGAACCAGATTTGAAATGCTCATCTGCCCGTTTAAACTTCAAATGGAATCTCATTCTTGTTAATGTTTCCTGAGTAAATCAGCCTTTCcattcataaaaaaataaatccaaggaGTACGTTGACAAGAACATATTTGTCACTTTCTCTCTTTTGCAGATATTACCGTGATTTGCCCATGGGAAGCTTTCAGCCATCTGGAACTTCATGAGCTGGCCCAGTTTGGGATCATCTAAGGTGTCAGCATCTCTACTGATGTCACCTGGTGATTCCACAGATCCCAGCATGGTCTTTACCACCTTTGACAATTACTTTTGGCCCTTGCATCCACTTGCTTATGGGTGGGTGGTTTTGTAAGAGCTAGTCATGAGAAACTTAACTTTGCAGGTTAATTTGGCAAAGAAGTTATTCAGGACCCTGAGCAGACCTCACGTTCCATGTGATGAAACTACTGAAAAATGTCTTAATGTCTCCCTTCAccatattctttcttttctcactgTCATAGGTCTTCAATGTTTATGGCAATATGGGGAGGCTGTATTTGAACATTTTCCCTGATTAGCTGAGATATTGTGTGCATGTATGTCCAGACCTAATTAAATCAGCCTattctattttctt
This sequence is a window from Hirundo rustica isolate bHirRus1 chromosome 4, bHirRus1.pri.v3, whole genome shotgun sequence. Protein-coding genes within it:
- the PDE6H gene encoding retinal cone rhodopsin-sensitive cGMP 3',5'-cyclic phosphodiesterase subunit gamma, which encodes MSETPAANLNTGDAPAGPATPRKGPPKFKQRQTRQFKSKPPKKGVRGFGDDIPGMEGLGTDITVICPWEAFSHLELHELAQFGII